A section of the Cuniculiplasma divulgatum genome encodes:
- a CDS encoding 4Fe-4S dicluster domain-containing protein, with translation MSGRGTDKKGTHCKPDASGVVPRVDPAKCEAKGECVKVCPYEVFEIRPRTSGEISDLGFLGRIKAKAHGNRIAGTPGLDRCHSCSDCVTACPEGAIRFVPRNQ, from the coding sequence ATGAGTGGTCGCGGAACTGATAAGAAAGGTACCCATTGCAAGCCTGATGCTTCAGGTGTTGTTCCCAGAGTCGACCCGGCAAAATGCGAAGCGAAGGGTGAGTGTGTGAAAGTTTGCCCATACGAGGTTTTTGAAATCAGACCCAGAACATCCGGTGAAATTTCAGATCTGGGTTTTCTCGGACGCATAAAGGCAAAGGCCCACGGAAACAGGATTGCCGGCACCCCCGGCCTGGACAGATGCCACTCCTGCAGTGATTGTGTTACGGCATGCCCTGAGGGGGCAATTCGGTTTGTACCGAGAAATCAGTGA
- a CDS encoding alcohol dehydrogenase catalytic domain-containing protein, translated as MKAMVLSKQEKIEKKPLKYTSVESEEIVNGQILVKVLANGVCHSDLHIVEGDFPLPASLFPLIPGHEIVGEVVESKSGIEKGTRVGIGWFYNACGKCDQCISGHENLCPNALVSGINVKGGYAEYAVLDANYVTPIPDSIGNIEAAPLFCAGITAYSAVRKINPSVNDRIAVFGVGGLAFYAIQMIEAMGAKAVAVTRSHAKVAEEAGASEIVEKPSGLYDGSIVFAPSSSLVNDAVSSVRSGKTVVIPAVMDKIEVPFSSFTWEKNITSVASGLRKETRAVLNMAAGSGLKSMVHRRGLSEANEVLSELKNGRIMGRAVLVP; from the coding sequence ATGAAGGCAATGGTTCTCTCGAAGCAGGAAAAGATAGAAAAGAAACCGCTCAAGTACACAAGTGTGGAGAGCGAGGAGATTGTAAATGGGCAGATTCTTGTCAAGGTGCTGGCAAATGGGGTATGTCACAGTGATCTGCACATAGTTGAGGGTGATTTTCCACTTCCCGCGAGTCTCTTTCCGCTCATTCCCGGGCATGAGATCGTTGGAGAGGTTGTGGAATCCAAGAGCGGGATCGAGAAGGGCACGAGGGTCGGTATCGGCTGGTTCTACAATGCGTGCGGCAAATGCGATCAGTGCATATCTGGCCACGAAAATCTCTGCCCGAACGCCCTGGTTTCCGGCATAAACGTGAAAGGCGGGTATGCGGAATATGCGGTTCTGGACGCCAACTATGTGACTCCTATCCCGGACAGCATAGGGAATATTGAGGCAGCACCACTCTTCTGCGCAGGGATAACGGCATATTCAGCAGTCAGGAAGATTAACCCGTCCGTGAATGACAGGATAGCGGTTTTTGGAGTAGGAGGTCTTGCATTTTACGCTATCCAGATGATAGAGGCAATGGGAGCCAAGGCAGTGGCGGTGACAAGGTCCCATGCGAAAGTGGCCGAAGAAGCAGGAGCATCTGAAATAGTTGAAAAGCCCTCGGGCCTGTATGATGGCTCAATAGTGTTTGCTCCAAGCTCATCCCTTGTTAACGATGCCGTATCATCCGTCCGCAGCGGAAAGACAGTAGTGATTCCGGCAGTGATGGACAAGATCGAGGTACCATTCTCCAGCTTTACCTGGGAGAAGAACATAACCAGCGTCGCCAGCGGACTCAGGAAGGAAACAAGGGCAGTTCTGAACATGGCAGCCGGATCAGGCCTGAAATCCATGGTTCACAGGAGAGGGCTTTCTGAAGCGAATGAAGTTCTCTCGGAACTGAAGAATGGGCGTATAATGGGCAGGGCAGTCCTGGTACCATAA
- a CDS encoding type II toxin-antitoxin system VapC family toxin: protein MIIFDTSAIIDFLKGGVKTRSIVEEIESNRESVYTTVISQYELLTPVYHKGMKGEERNIRAFLRRSIVFPLDQNSAEEASRIMGSLFKLGLPINALDTLIAGIAIETGTDKIATLDRDFIQIAKVTDLDMIII from the coding sequence ATGATTATTTTCGACACTTCCGCCATAATAGATTTCCTAAAAGGTGGAGTGAAAACCAGGTCTATTGTGGAGGAAATAGAGAGTAATCGAGAGAGTGTATACACTACAGTAATTTCCCAATATGAACTACTTACCCCAGTATATCATAAGGGAATGAAAGGTGAGGAAAGGAATATTAGGGCTTTTCTCAGACGATCTATTGTATTTCCACTTGATCAGAATTCTGCCGAAGAGGCATCTCGCATAATGGGAAGTCTGTTTAAGCTTGGTCTTCCAATTAATGCACTTGATACCCTGATAGCTGGCATTGCGATCGAAACAGGAACAGATAAGATAGCTACACTTGATCGAGATTTTATACAGATTGCAAAGGTAACCGACCTTGACATGATAATCATATGA
- a CDS encoding DUF1015 family protein: protein MNLIPFRPLVYRGDLEGTTSPPVDIISQDHEARLKSSPFNITHITMPRHGILENALGTLAQWRKDGVLETFGSDCLIILDQEIHVGGRRISRIGIISPVETSPERKDVLAHEETFPWAVEERRKLMEKTSCQLEPIFLTVNGTSFERILRAAVRQMSPAKTFQEPDGVANSVYFLTDPRSIESIRQSLQRENAVVADGHHRLQATRNLYLESNGENRDFWKFTMAYVTSLQSDSLLIGGIHRVVSREFEISAFMDSIREYFDVREMNGDHGQESIVLYDGKYHSISPKPIAFDAIGCSKKYKYAGDPSLVSNLILRQIMGMTQKDLSTKVLYTHNRVIAVDEVDSGRSGFSFLMPEWNKSVFISMIEDGRLLPQKSTYFYPKVPSGIALYCSDSIRISGRNLQ, encoded by the coding sequence TTGAATCTCATTCCATTTCGCCCGCTTGTTTACAGGGGTGATCTTGAAGGAACCACTTCCCCTCCGGTGGACATAATCTCGCAGGATCATGAGGCGAGGCTCAAGTCCAGTCCCTTCAACATAACCCACATAACCATGCCGCGCCACGGAATCCTTGAGAATGCACTTGGCACCCTGGCACAGTGGAGGAAGGATGGAGTTTTAGAAACTTTTGGCAGCGATTGCCTCATCATACTGGACCAGGAAATACATGTGGGGGGACGCCGCATATCAAGGATTGGAATAATTTCCCCGGTGGAGACATCGCCGGAGAGGAAGGATGTCCTGGCACATGAGGAAACATTTCCATGGGCTGTGGAGGAAAGAAGAAAACTTATGGAGAAGACATCCTGCCAGCTGGAACCAATTTTCCTGACAGTGAACGGCACCAGTTTCGAGCGGATACTCAGGGCCGCCGTAAGGCAGATGTCCCCGGCAAAGACCTTCCAGGAGCCGGATGGGGTGGCAAATTCAGTGTATTTCCTGACTGATCCGCGGTCAATAGAGAGCATCAGGCAGTCACTGCAGAGAGAGAATGCAGTGGTCGCCGATGGCCATCACAGGCTGCAGGCAACAAGGAATCTTTATCTTGAAAGCAACGGCGAAAACAGGGATTTCTGGAAATTCACCATGGCGTATGTTACATCGCTTCAAAGTGATTCCCTCCTGATTGGTGGGATTCACAGGGTTGTAAGCAGGGAGTTTGAGATTTCAGCATTTATGGATAGCATCCGTGAATATTTCGATGTCAGGGAGATGAATGGGGATCATGGCCAGGAATCAATAGTCCTGTACGACGGAAAATATCATTCCATATCCCCAAAGCCAATTGCCTTTGATGCAATCGGGTGCAGCAAGAAGTACAAGTATGCCGGGGATCCGTCCCTGGTGAGCAACCTCATACTAAGGCAGATAATGGGAATGACCCAGAAGGACCTCTCAACAAAGGTTCTTTACACGCACAACAGGGTCATTGCAGTGGACGAGGTTGACAGCGGCAGATCAGGTTTTTCATTCCTAATGCCTGAATGGAACAAATCTGTCTTCATATCCATGATAGAGGATGGCCGCCTGCTCCCACAGAAATCCACATACTTCTATCCAAAGGTGCCCTCTGGCATTGCCCTCTACTGCAGTGATTCAATCCGGATTTCAGGCAGGAACCTACAGTAG
- a CDS encoding MFS transporter has product MSSTGNRTGIGAILTARLFYSVNWYNVSPALVPIGHAYGISLAETSLSLSLFLVGAGIFQVPAGIVASRIGARKTALMGLYLMSVAAILTAISPSFEVLLALRFAVGVGAAMFFSTAIALLNDLATGSLTSVIGYYNASFNLGAGIGIIAFTPVVSLLGWRYDFLISGSLELASAILLNVLIREAGVYPEFDFSGLRKRLMNRQIWIIGIGLVGLWSLNYTLPEYFKAFASSVGIGSFAAGAMGGLVPMAGVVGGTVAGMFRRYNPIKLSILLVIAVGISVALLGTAGHAEYWAIVVEVGVIATVIISLEYAIVASIEKSSRYMSLNIGLINSIQIGIGSVIPLIFGIIVQGSAGSYTYAWLFLGLFSISTLVFLAGLGRNTRIALA; this is encoded by the coding sequence ATGTCATCCACCGGCAACAGGACTGGAATAGGCGCTATCCTGACAGCCCGGCTATTCTATTCCGTAAACTGGTACAACGTTTCTCCGGCTCTGGTGCCCATAGGCCATGCCTACGGAATATCACTTGCCGAAACATCCCTCTCCCTGTCACTTTTTCTTGTTGGAGCTGGAATTTTCCAGGTTCCCGCCGGCATAGTGGCATCAAGGATTGGCGCAAGGAAAACGGCGCTCATGGGGCTCTACCTGATGTCAGTCGCCGCCATACTCACGGCAATTTCGCCTTCATTTGAAGTGCTTCTTGCACTCAGATTTGCCGTAGGCGTGGGGGCTGCCATGTTCTTCAGCACTGCCATTGCCCTGCTGAATGATCTTGCAACCGGCAGCCTGACATCCGTCATAGGATACTACAATGCATCTTTCAACCTTGGAGCAGGCATCGGGATCATAGCATTCACGCCCGTTGTGTCATTGCTTGGGTGGAGGTACGATTTCCTCATATCCGGTTCCCTGGAACTTGCATCTGCAATCCTGCTGAACGTCCTCATCAGAGAGGCTGGCGTATACCCGGAGTTTGACTTCTCAGGCCTGAGGAAAAGGCTGATGAACAGGCAGATCTGGATCATAGGCATTGGCCTTGTGGGGCTCTGGTCACTGAATTACACCCTGCCTGAATATTTCAAGGCATTTGCGTCATCTGTGGGAATTGGTTCATTTGCGGCAGGGGCAATGGGGGGGCTTGTTCCCATGGCGGGTGTTGTTGGGGGCACCGTTGCAGGAATGTTCAGGCGGTATAACCCCATAAAACTCTCCATCCTTCTGGTAATAGCAGTCGGAATTTCTGTTGCACTCCTGGGAACTGCCGGCCATGCGGAATACTGGGCGATTGTTGTTGAGGTGGGCGTTATTGCCACGGTCATAATATCACTGGAATACGCAATTGTTGCCTCCATTGAAAAATCCAGCAGGTACATGTCACTGAATATAGGTCTGATCAATTCAATTCAGATTGGTATAGGATCTGTAATCCCGCTTATATTCGGCATCATAGTCCAGGGCTCGGCTGGGTCATACACATATGCCTGGCTGTTCCTCGGACTGTTCTCAATCTCAACGCTGGTCTTTCTCGCAGGGCTTGGAAGGAATACGCGGATTGCACTTGCCTGA
- a CDS encoding transposase, producing the protein MKAYKFRLYPSADQEEKLNEQVKLCRELYNSLLLERRYAYRGSKKTLTYNHQQNEIPELKNTFDEYRNIHSQVLQDVARRVDRAYQNFYGRIREKKQGVKQKAGFPRLKGKGRYRSLTYPQSRFTLMEN; encoded by the coding sequence TTGAAAGCGTATAAGTTCAGGCTGTACCCATCTGCGGATCAGGAAGAAAAACTCAATGAACAGGTGAAACTCTGCAGGGAACTGTACAATTCATTACTGCTGGAAAGGAGATACGCTTACAGGGGATCAAAGAAAACCCTCACATACAACCATCAGCAGAATGAGATACCTGAACTGAAGAATACTTTTGATGAATACCGGAACATACATTCACAGGTATTGCAGGATGTTGCCAGAAGAGTTGATCGTGCATACCAGAACTTCTATGGAAGAATAAGGGAGAAGAAGCAGGGTGTCAAGCAGAAGGCAGGTTTCCCGAGACTGAAAGGTAAGGGAAGATACAGGTCACTGACATACCCGCAATCCCGCTTCACTCTCATGGAGAACTGA
- a CDS encoding transposase: MRLSKIGTIRKFMHREIEGETRTLNISHDGSGKWYAPFSVKQESVTIQPEKTGNSIGIDAGLLHLATMSDGTVVDPPKFLKKGEKRIKKAQRNLSHKKKGSNNQEKAKISLSKQHQKVKNQREDFAHKLSNQMVQNNDLIVFEDLNITGMMKNHHLAKSIADASWNKLVQYTTYKTESAGKEVVLVDPRSTSRECSNCGYREQELKLSTRVFRCDHCGFEIDRDLNAAINIHNRALEKVGRGTPEVTPVEIRALPERATQIAEAGSPVP, from the coding sequence CTGAGGCTTTCAAAGATCGGGACAATAAGAAAGTTCATGCACCGTGAGATTGAAGGTGAGACCAGAACACTCAACATCTCACATGACGGATCAGGGAAATGGTATGCACCATTCTCCGTGAAGCAGGAGAGTGTTACCATTCAGCCAGAGAAGACTGGCAACAGCATCGGCATTGATGCCGGCCTCCTGCATCTGGCAACAATGAGTGACGGAACTGTGGTTGATCCTCCAAAATTTCTGAAGAAGGGAGAGAAAAGGATCAAAAAGGCACAGAGGAACCTGTCACACAAGAAGAAGGGATCAAACAACCAAGAGAAGGCAAAGATCAGCCTCTCAAAGCAGCATCAAAAGGTGAAGAACCAGAGAGAGGATTTTGCACACAAGCTGTCAAATCAGATGGTGCAAAACAATGATCTCATCGTTTTCGAGGATCTGAACATAACAGGAATGATGAAGAATCATCATTTAGCAAAAAGCATAGCTGATGCTTCATGGAATAAACTGGTACAATACACTACATACAAGACTGAGAGTGCCGGTAAGGAAGTAGTACTTGTGGATCCACGAAGCACATCAAGAGAATGTTCAAACTGTGGATACAGGGAGCAGGAACTGAAACTCTCAACGAGAGTCTTCAGATGTGATCATTGCGGTTTTGAAATCGACAGGGATCTCAATGCTGCAATCAACATCCACAATCGGGCATTAGAGAAAGTAGGGAGGGGCACTCCCGAAGTTACGCCTGTGGAGATCAGGGCACTACCCGAAAGGGCAACTCAGATCGCAGAAGCAGGAAGCCCCGTCCCATAG
- a CDS encoding YrhK family protein, with amino-acid sequence MEVSDELGYLCRIVDDSKVPTGLTNKGFTAFASKVLGLPEVSIMESIKTAGIISDAEPEVPFRPLGVFNFNPEPEKLEKMISGMLNIITGDDLARNFLILFMARYRFSVALLETIIETHGTMLRITSENCAYAVMTSDFFLQAEAVNRWAIQQKAALRSTNPGSMGQLLSMDWFLSIIKVLRDEDSGSFHGIMETIIASMDENSLDELLSSISSGILPVLATQNELLYRDERIRQAFLERSIRHNESIRLKRFYYWLGIANDLSLGLEFVIGSIEFFPNNVFAGANDVLGVYLFITGSSQLVARSLIQIVMQFHLRRSRKKSRRRVSELMRANE; translated from the coding sequence ATGGAAGTCAGCGATGAACTGGGATACCTGTGCAGGATAGTGGATGATTCAAAGGTCCCCACAGGATTGACAAATAAAGGTTTCACAGCCTTTGCGTCAAAGGTTCTGGGGTTGCCGGAGGTAAGCATAATGGAATCCATAAAAACAGCAGGCATAATTTCAGATGCGGAACCTGAAGTCCCGTTTCGGCCCCTTGGTGTCTTCAATTTCAATCCTGAGCCAGAAAAACTGGAAAAGATGATCTCCGGCATGCTGAATATAATAACTGGAGACGATCTTGCCAGAAATTTCCTCATCCTTTTCATGGCACGTTACAGGTTTTCTGTTGCTCTCCTTGAGACCATTATTGAAACCCATGGCACCATGCTCAGGATCACCTCTGAAAATTGTGCCTACGCTGTCATGACTTCAGATTTTTTTCTGCAGGCGGAGGCTGTTAACAGATGGGCAATCCAGCAGAAGGCTGCCTTGAGATCAACCAACCCTGGCAGCATGGGCCAGTTGCTTTCAATGGACTGGTTCCTGAGCATAATCAAGGTTCTCAGGGATGAGGATTCCGGTTCATTTCATGGCATTATGGAGACAATAATCGCATCCATGGATGAGAATTCACTTGATGAGCTTCTTTCCTCAATATCCAGTGGCATTCTACCAGTACTGGCCACCCAGAATGAACTCCTGTACAGGGATGAGCGAATACGCCAGGCATTCCTTGAGCGAAGTATAAGGCATAATGAATCCATAAGACTCAAGAGATTCTATTACTGGCTCGGCATTGCCAACGATCTTTCACTTGGGCTTGAGTTTGTAATAGGCAGTATCGAGTTTTTCCCAAATAATGTCTTTGCCGGAGCAAATGATGTGCTTGGAGTCTACCTTTTCATCACAGGCAGCTCGCAGCTGGTGGCAAGGTCACTGATCCAGATAGTGATGCAGTTTCATCTGAGGCGTAGCAGGAAAAAGAGCAGAAGAAGGGTTTCGGAATTAATGCGTGCAAATGAATGA
- a CDS encoding NAD(P)/FAD-dependent oxidoreductase — MDYDAVIVGAGTAGLSAGASLERAGKSYIILDRKEEIGLPVRSTGAVSLEWVNRIGMPTSSSIVASEIMAMDFRTDLGRHIPLKFDRPVGLVYDFTRYEKYLSDEFAGKLNIKLHTLVKSIDGNTVTTDSGSITAESIIMAAGPQSAFGKKLDRNNVLVAYEEIRELPRRDDFQMILWFSDMAPGGYFWDFANTDDTRKVGVCFYPVNSQQPKAVLDRFTEKFPEIRGRMLHTMAHQIPLSRPADSVVSQNRLYTGDMVNAVLNTTAGGLQGAFWSGKAAGEAVAAGDISRYQATWDSEIKPWLMKHHVLHRRIHKNGAKSVNRYITLAKLMPKSVKKQVFGGL; from the coding sequence ATGGATTACGATGCAGTTATAGTTGGAGCAGGAACTGCAGGCCTCTCTGCCGGTGCTTCACTTGAGAGAGCCGGAAAGAGTTATATAATTCTTGACAGGAAGGAAGAAATTGGACTTCCCGTGAGATCAACTGGAGCTGTATCGCTTGAATGGGTCAATAGAATAGGAATGCCCACCAGCAGTTCCATCGTGGCCTCTGAAATAATGGCCATGGACTTCAGGACCGACCTTGGAAGACACATTCCCCTGAAGTTTGACAGACCGGTGGGACTTGTTTATGATTTTACAAGGTATGAGAAATATCTTTCAGATGAATTCGCAGGTAAGCTCAATATTAAGTTGCACACACTGGTGAAATCAATCGACGGCAATACCGTCACAACGGATAGCGGCAGCATAACTGCAGAAAGCATAATCATGGCTGCAGGTCCCCAGTCAGCTTTCGGAAAGAAGCTGGACCGGAATAACGTACTTGTAGCCTATGAGGAAATAAGGGAGCTGCCCAGGAGAGATGATTTCCAGATGATACTCTGGTTCAGTGATATGGCACCTGGTGGATATTTCTGGGACTTCGCAAATACCGATGATACGAGAAAGGTGGGGGTCTGCTTCTACCCCGTAAATTCACAGCAACCCAAAGCTGTCCTTGACAGGTTCACTGAAAAGTTTCCGGAGATCAGGGGAAGGATGCTCCACACCATGGCTCATCAGATTCCCCTATCCAGACCTGCTGACTCAGTTGTTTCACAGAACAGGCTTTATACTGGCGATATGGTGAATGCGGTCCTCAACACAACTGCCGGAGGCCTCCAGGGAGCCTTCTGGTCCGGAAAAGCTGCGGGAGAGGCCGTAGCTGCGGGAGATATAAGCAGGTACCAGGCAACCTGGGACAGCGAGATAAAACCATGGCTGATGAAACACCATGTACTGCACAGGAGAATACATAAGAATGGCGCAAAATCAGTAAACAGGTACATAACCCTGGCAAAGTTGATGCCGAAGTCTGTCAAGAAGCAGGTTTTTGGCGGGTTATGA
- a CDS encoding antitoxin VapB family protein, translated as MSTKNIALREDVYKKLKEVKGPDESFSDAIEGLLKRNVSLLPLWSSLSESEALDLIETDLKAIRNGAKIRV; from the coding sequence ATGTCTACTAAAAACATTGCACTCAGAGAAGACGTATACAAAAAATTGAAAGAGGTAAAAGGGCCAGACGAGAGCTTTAGTGATGCAATAGAAGGGTTATTGAAAAGGAATGTAAGTCTCTTGCCTCTTTGGAGTTCATTATCTGAATCCGAGGCACTTGACCTCATTGAGACCGACTTAAAGGCAATTAGAAATGGAGCCAAGATTAGAGTATGA
- a CDS encoding GNAT family N-acetyltransferase encodes MPVIRINDNISLRFPAGVRLMRRDDVGKPFFTRDSKMRAYSMKYFYEWSTEPDTLVLVVEGNGNVLTGIVVLRFVPDKNNPRSIVVEMLSRNQLQGMHNSGVGAEMIRIVEDYITKPLGCSEIVIEAVEDLTDYYSSLGYSSTGKEEYDDFWGKVVYMKKIVSQE; translated from the coding sequence ATGCCAGTGATCCGTATCAACGATAATATTTCCCTCAGATTCCCTGCCGGAGTGAGATTAATGCGCAGGGATGATGTGGGAAAACCTTTCTTCACAAGGGATAGCAAGATGAGGGCATACAGCATGAAATATTTTTATGAATGGAGCACTGAGCCTGATACCCTGGTTCTCGTGGTGGAGGGGAATGGAAATGTTCTCACGGGAATCGTGGTATTAAGGTTCGTCCCTGACAAAAACAATCCCCGGAGCATTGTGGTGGAGATGCTTTCTAGGAACCAGCTTCAAGGAATGCATAATTCAGGCGTTGGTGCTGAAATGATTCGTATTGTTGAGGATTATATAACAAAGCCGCTGGGTTGCTCTGAAATAGTTATTGAAGCTGTTGAGGACCTTACTGATTATTATTCCTCACTGGGATACTCCAGCACGGGAAAAGAGGAATACGATGATTTCTGGGGAAAAGTTGTGTACATGAAAAAGATTGTCAGTCAGGAATAG
- a CDS encoding transposase — protein sequence MGTFLISSATTHLLSPAARINEYINFSFILLPVRNAECLNKMTLITSIRCASACKGRNIGDEEFSEVLSFEHFYFHNILSRSFTDDGLVDFLKIKVREIADRSGVEVVSMECDEDHFHMLFRGTPVLRITEFVNAVKTITSREIQRKFPEVTKVL from the coding sequence ATGGGTACCTTTCTTATCAGTTCCGCGACCACTCATCTGCTTTCCCCAGCAGCCAGAATCAACGAATACATAAACTTCAGCTTCATTCTTCTGCCAGTCAGAAATGCTGAGTGCCTTAATAAAATGACTTTGATCACATCGATCCGGTGTGCCAGCGCTTGCAAAGGGCGTAATATTGGGGACGAAGAATTTTCAGAAGTTCTTTCATTCGAACATTTTTATTTTCATAACATACTCTCAAGAAGCTTCACTGATGATGGTTTGGTGGACTTCCTCAAAATAAAGGTGAGGGAGATAGCGGATAGATCGGGCGTGGAGGTTGTTTCAATGGAATGTGACGAGGATCATTTCCATATGCTCTTCAGGGGAACTCCTGTACTGAGAATCACTGAATTTGTGAATGCAGTGAAAACCATAACGTCCAGAGAAATACAGAGGAAATTCCCGGAGGTCACCAAAGTCCTATGA
- a CDS encoding diguanylate cyclase — MKVAVVETNLIVEGPGEGQTVQIYETEPAPRVVEEYQNPALTATTTRGIWMLKSAMEKGATAIVVAEAGSPAFNFTKGKAVLYSGAGMHVDTAIKALVDGKLPKMDGPTHEHGHGHDNRMH, encoded by the coding sequence ATGAAGGTAGCAGTTGTTGAAACCAATCTGATTGTTGAGGGTCCGGGAGAAGGGCAGACAGTCCAGATTTATGAGACAGAGCCTGCGCCGAGGGTTGTTGAGGAGTACCAGAATCCTGCGCTTACGGCGACCACCACCAGGGGCATCTGGATGCTGAAGTCAGCAATGGAGAAAGGGGCAACCGCCATTGTGGTAGCTGAAGCTGGATCGCCGGCATTCAATTTTACAAAGGGTAAGGCAGTCCTCTATTCTGGAGCAGGAATGCACGTTGATACGGCAATCAAAGCACTTGTGGACGGAAAACTCCCGAAAATGGATGGCCCGACCCATGAGCATGGACACGGCCACGATAACCGTATGCATTGA
- a CDS encoding PIN domain-containing protein: MKYIDTSVIVSALDPADPSSISSNEVLQKQEKVVSELVITELSSVLSRNKNFVTLMDELSGDRASSSYAMILYILKKFDLLFLPVQQIQVEMPIGNYGNIMSFAVELSRDIPMRTLDLLHLSYAHAMMESTKADIELITRDREFEIYKSEIYSAAGIKVMYFA, from the coding sequence TTGAAATATATTGACACTAGTGTAATTGTCTCTGCCCTTGATCCGGCGGATCCATCCTCCATTAGTTCGAACGAAGTCCTCCAGAAGCAGGAAAAGGTAGTTTCAGAGCTAGTGATCACTGAACTAAGCTCAGTTCTGTCAAGAAATAAGAATTTTGTGACTCTCATGGATGAACTTTCTGGAGACAGGGCATCCAGTTCTTACGCCATGATTCTATATATTCTCAAGAAGTTTGATCTTCTGTTTCTTCCGGTTCAACAAATTCAGGTTGAAATGCCTATTGGGAATTACGGAAACATCATGTCGTTCGCCGTTGAACTCTCAAGAGATATTCCAATGAGGACACTGGATTTACTTCATCTCTCTTACGCACACGCAATGATGGAGTCAACAAAAGCGGATATTGAATTGATAACTAGAGACAGGGAATTCGAAATTTACAAATCAGAGATATACAGTGCCGCAGGAATCAAAGTAATGTATTTCGCATGA
- a CDS encoding deoxyribonuclease IV, which produces MVITDELKLGGHISTAGGVHLAPERASRFGFRTFQIFSKNQMQWNARPLPAEEIESFRHGVSQYHMCGIMIHASYLLNMGTASPELRKKATDAFTIEIQRADLLGVDYLTFHPGSASGSTPKEAIDSVRRNLNSVMSKDQKCTILLENAAGQGSTIGRSFEEIAEMMDGLQFPAKVGVCLDTCHTWAAGYDIVSPEGYMETMDQFESTIGLSKLKGIHLNDSKKDRGSHLDRHEQIGRGTIGAQGIGNFINDRRLEHTPMILETPLGENGYEADLQVIKSIRGMNSA; this is translated from the coding sequence TTGGTCATCACTGACGAACTTAAACTGGGAGGACACATTTCCACAGCTGGAGGAGTGCATCTTGCACCTGAAAGGGCGTCCCGGTTCGGCTTCCGAACATTCCAGATATTTTCCAAGAACCAGATGCAGTGGAACGCCAGGCCTCTTCCAGCAGAGGAAATTGAAAGCTTCCGGCATGGAGTTTCCCAATATCACATGTGCGGGATAATGATACACGCTTCATACCTTCTCAACATGGGAACAGCCAGCCCTGAGCTCAGGAAAAAGGCCACAGATGCCTTCACCATTGAAATCCAGAGGGCTGATCTGCTTGGGGTGGATTATCTCACATTCCATCCCGGATCCGCTTCAGGCTCCACACCAAAAGAGGCCATCGACAGCGTCCGGCGGAACCTCAACAGCGTTATGTCTAAGGACCAGAAATGCACGATCCTCCTGGAAAATGCTGCAGGACAGGGAAGTACCATTGGAAGGTCGTTTGAGGAAATAGCCGAAATGATGGATGGTCTCCAGTTCCCGGCTAAAGTAGGAGTATGCCTCGACACCTGCCACACATGGGCTGCAGGATATGATATAGTTTCTCCGGAGGGATATATGGAAACAATGGATCAATTCGAGAGCACAATTGGCCTCAGCAAGCTGAAAGGCATCCACCTCAACGATTCAAAGAAAGACAGAGGCAGTCATCTTGACAGGCACGAGCAGATTGGCCGCGGCACCATAGGTGCCCAGGGCATTGGCAATTTCATAAATGACAGAAGGCTTGAACACACTCCCATGATACTTGAGACTCCGCTAGGCGAGAACGGATATGAAGCTGATCTGCAGGTCATAAAATCCATAAGGGGAATGAATTCCGCTTGA